In a single window of the Pseudomonas entomophila genome:
- the lptE gene encoding LPS assembly lipoprotein LptE encodes MIKRNLLVMGLAVLLSACGFQLRGTGTTELTIKELDLSARNAYGDTVKQLRTTLQNSGVKVYSGAPYKLVLTNEQETQRAATYTGGSRSAEYELTTVLNYAIEGQNDSVLLEDKLQVQKYYVYDGNNITGSGQEATQVRNEIRRDLVQGMMVRLQQLTPTRLDDLQRKADERAQAEARALQEAQRIQDETPQQSPLEVPAK; translated from the coding sequence ATGATCAAACGCAATCTGCTGGTAATGGGCCTCGCTGTACTGCTGAGCGCCTGCGGTTTCCAGCTGCGCGGCACTGGCACCACCGAACTGACCATCAAGGAACTGGACCTCAGCGCCCGTAACGCTTATGGCGACACGGTCAAGCAACTGCGCACCACGCTGCAGAACAGCGGCGTGAAGGTCTACAGCGGCGCGCCTTACAAGCTCGTGCTTACCAACGAGCAGGAAACCCAGCGCGCGGCAACCTACACCGGCGGTTCCCGTTCGGCGGAGTACGAGCTGACCACCGTGCTCAACTATGCGATCGAAGGCCAGAACGACAGCGTTCTGCTGGAAGACAAACTGCAAGTGCAGAAGTACTACGTGTACGACGGCAACAACATCACCGGCTCCGGCCAGGAAGCCACCCAGGTTCGCAACGAGATTCGCCGTGACCTGGTGCAGGGCATGATGGTGCGCCTGCAGCAGCTGACGCCAACTCGCCTCGACGACCTGCAGCGCAAGGCCGACGAACGCGCCCAGGCCGAAGCACGCGCCCTTCAGGAAGCGCAACGCATCCAGGACGAGACGCCCCAGCAATCGCCGCTGGAAGTCCCGGCCAAGTAA
- the holA gene encoding DNA polymerase III subunit delta: MKLSPAQLNKHLQGQLAPVYIVSGDDPLLCQEAADAIRGAARQQGFDERQVFSADANFDWGNLLQAGASLSLFAQRRLLELRLPSGKPGDKGAAALMEYCARPAEDTLLLISLPKLDGSAQKTKWGKALIEGEHCQFVQIWPVDAQQLPQWINQRLSQAGLSAQRDAVDLIAARVEGNLLAAAQEIEKLKLLAEGNQITVETVQAAVADSARFDVFGLVDAILNGEAAHALRMLEGLRGEGVEPPVILWALARELRLLAGLALQFSQGVPLDKAFSQARPPVWDKRRPLVSKALQRLSAQRWAMLLQDAQRIDAQIKGQAEGSPWTGLTRLSLLMAGQRLTLPAE; this comes from the coding sequence ATGAAACTGTCCCCTGCCCAACTCAACAAGCACCTGCAAGGCCAGCTCGCGCCCGTCTATATCGTCAGTGGTGACGACCCGCTGCTGTGCCAGGAAGCCGCCGATGCCATCCGCGGCGCCGCACGCCAGCAGGGCTTCGACGAACGCCAGGTGTTCAGCGCCGACGCCAACTTCGACTGGGGCAACCTGCTCCAGGCCGGTGCCAGCCTGTCGTTGTTCGCCCAGCGGCGCCTGCTGGAACTGCGCCTGCCCTCCGGCAAGCCGGGCGACAAGGGCGCCGCCGCGCTGATGGAGTACTGCGCCAGGCCTGCCGAAGACACGCTCTTGCTGATCAGCCTGCCGAAGCTCGACGGCAGCGCGCAGAAAACCAAGTGGGGCAAGGCACTGATCGAGGGGGAACACTGCCAGTTCGTGCAGATCTGGCCGGTGGACGCACAACAGTTACCCCAGTGGATCAACCAGCGCCTGTCACAGGCCGGCCTGTCGGCCCAGCGTGATGCGGTCGACCTGATCGCCGCACGGGTGGAAGGCAACCTGCTGGCCGCCGCCCAGGAAATCGAGAAGCTCAAGCTGCTCGCCGAAGGCAACCAGATCACCGTCGAGACTGTCCAGGCCGCGGTCGCCGACAGTGCCCGCTTCGATGTCTTCGGCCTGGTCGATGCCATTCTCAACGGTGAAGCGGCCCACGCCCTGCGCATGCTCGAGGGCCTGCGTGGCGAGGGAGTCGAGCCACCGGTCATTCTCTGGGCACTGGCCCGTGAACTGCGCCTGCTGGCCGGGCTGGCCCTGCAGTTCAGCCAGGGCGTCCCCCTGGACAAGGCATTCAGCCAAGCCCGGCCCCCGGTATGGGACAAGCGCCGCCCCCTCGTGAGCAAAGCCCTGCAACGCCTTTCGGCGCAGCGCTGGGCCATGCTACTGCAGGATGCCCAGCGCATCGATGCGCAGATCAAGGGGCAAGCCGAAGGCTCGCCCTGGACCGGCCTGACCCGCTTGTCGCTGTTGATGGCCGGGCAACGCCTGACACTACCTGCCGAGTAG
- the arfA gene encoding alternative ribosome rescue factor ArfA — MSKKPKKHGPNKAKSIIAQPLFRCRQEQPNKGKGSYRREAFQSRDWEASCFMAA, encoded by the coding sequence ATGAGCAAGAAACCGAAGAAGCACGGCCCCAACAAGGCCAAATCGATCATCGCCCAACCGCTGTTCCGCTGCCGACAAGAGCAACCGAACAAGGGCAAAGGCAGCTACCGCCGCGAAGCCTTCCAATCGAGAGATTGGGAGGCTTCTTGCTTTATGGCGGCCTGA
- a CDS encoding lytic murein transglycosylase, producing MPSRLTLRWQPRQLIAATSFILLVACAEKPTAADALPLAPAQPAPVVALPSASPEVSTEIQPLQTFAQWQAGFRQQALQAGISPSLFDRAFLGVTPDMDVIKADRSQPEFTRPVWEYLDGALSPLRVRNGKKLLEQNSELLSRIEQRYGVDRQVLVSVWGMESNFGQFQGSKSVIRSLATLAYEGRRPQFAQDQLIAALQILQNGDIQPDAMRGSWAGAMGQTQFIPTTYLTHAVDFDGDGRRDIWNSTADALASTAHYLQASGWKRDQPWGFEVQVPAGFDFWLADGSQRKSVSEWLQLGVKLPAGTQLPAGSSQLSAALLLPAGARGPAFLVLDNFRAILKYNNSSSYALAVSLLGDRFYGWGFIAGGWPKDDLPLSRSERIELQTLLNANGHEAGNADGIIGANTRKAIRNAQQAQGWPADGYPTHKLLDSLRR from the coding sequence ATGCCCTCTCGTCTCACTCTACGCTGGCAACCGCGCCAGCTGATCGCTGCCACCAGCTTCATCCTGCTGGTCGCCTGCGCGGAGAAACCCACCGCCGCGGACGCCCTGCCGCTCGCACCCGCCCAGCCCGCCCCGGTCGTCGCACTGCCCAGCGCTAGCCCTGAAGTCAGCACCGAAATCCAGCCGCTGCAGACCTTCGCCCAGTGGCAAGCAGGCTTCCGCCAGCAAGCCCTGCAAGCCGGTATCAGCCCCAGCCTGTTCGATCGCGCCTTTCTCGGCGTCACACCAGACATGGACGTGATCAAGGCCGACCGCAGCCAACCCGAGTTCACCCGCCCGGTCTGGGAGTATCTCGACGGCGCCCTGTCGCCTCTGCGCGTGCGCAACGGCAAGAAGCTGCTGGAGCAGAACAGCGAACTGCTGAGCCGTATCGAACAGCGCTACGGCGTCGACCGCCAGGTGCTGGTCTCGGTCTGGGGCATGGAGAGCAACTTCGGCCAGTTCCAGGGCAGCAAGTCGGTGATCCGTTCGCTGGCCACCCTCGCCTATGAAGGCCGTCGCCCGCAATTCGCCCAGGACCAGCTGATCGCTGCGCTGCAGATCCTGCAGAACGGCGATATCCAGCCCGACGCGATGCGCGGCTCCTGGGCCGGCGCGATGGGGCAGACCCAGTTCATCCCGACCACCTACCTGACGCACGCCGTGGACTTCGACGGCGATGGTCGCCGCGACATCTGGAACAGCACCGCCGACGCCCTGGCGTCGACCGCCCACTACCTTCAAGCCTCCGGCTGGAAGCGCGACCAACCCTGGGGCTTCGAGGTGCAGGTGCCGGCGGGCTTCGACTTCTGGCTGGCAGACGGCAGCCAGCGCAAGAGTGTCAGCGAGTGGCTGCAGTTGGGGGTGAAGCTACCAGCCGGCACCCAACTGCCCGCAGGCAGCAGCCAGCTGTCCGCCGCACTGCTGTTGCCGGCCGGCGCACGCGGCCCGGCGTTCCTGGTGCTGGACAACTTCCGTGCGATCCTCAAGTACAACAATTCGTCTTCGTACGCGCTGGCGGTCAGCCTGCTGGGGGATCGCTTCTACGGCTGGGGCTTCATCGCCGGCGGCTGGCCCAAGGACGACCTGCCACTGAGCCGCAGCGAACGCATCGAGCTGCAGACGCTGCTCAATGCCAACGGGCACGAGGCGGGCAATGCTGACGGGATCATCGGTGCCAACACCCGCAAGGCCATCCGCAACGCGCAGCAGGCGCAGGGCTGGCCGGCGGATGGGTATCCGACGCACAAGCTGCTCGATAGCCTGCGTCGTTGA
- a CDS encoding S66 peptidase family protein, protein MNCVETVESLLPKALPDNACFAIVAPAGPARVDADKARRWFEQRGYRCRLYPGVSQAEGYLAGSDQQRLQDLHDAFGDPDIDAILCMRGGYGSMRLLDDLDFELIRRHPKPLIGYSDITALHTAINRYSGLVTFHGAMLNADLLGGKLEPTVGSLFEQLGGQLGKGDEIGHPAAFLLTTVVPGVASGRLMGGNLSMLGATMGSLAEIDTRDSILFIEDVNEPLYRVDRLLTQLRLAGKLEGVRGVLVGDFAGITLASLTPLLLDIFGPLGVPVLAGWRSGHCNPNVCLPLGARVQLDAGQQRVVLEQGLFKA, encoded by the coding sequence ATGAATTGCGTGGAGACCGTTGAATCCCTGTTGCCCAAGGCATTGCCCGACAATGCCTGCTTCGCCATCGTTGCGCCGGCCGGCCCGGCCCGTGTGGACGCCGACAAGGCACGCCGGTGGTTCGAGCAGCGGGGCTACCGCTGCCGTCTCTATCCCGGGGTGAGCCAGGCGGAAGGTTACCTGGCGGGCAGCGACCAACAGCGCCTCCAGGACCTGCACGATGCCTTTGGTGACCCCGACATCGACGCCATCCTTTGCATGCGTGGCGGTTACGGCAGCATGCGCCTGCTCGATGACCTCGATTTCGAGCTGATTCGCCGCCATCCCAAGCCGCTGATCGGCTACAGCGATATCACTGCCCTGCACACGGCAATCAACCGGTATTCAGGCCTCGTCACGTTCCACGGGGCGATGCTCAATGCCGACTTGCTGGGTGGGAAGCTCGAGCCTACCGTGGGTTCGCTGTTCGAACAGTTGGGCGGGCAGTTGGGGAAGGGTGATGAGATTGGCCATCCTGCCGCCTTCCTGCTTACCACTGTGGTACCTGGAGTGGCCTCCGGGCGCCTGATGGGGGGCAACCTGTCGATGCTGGGCGCCACGATGGGCTCGCTGGCGGAGATTGATACCCGCGACAGCATTCTGTTCATCGAGGATGTCAACGAGCCGCTTTACCGCGTGGACCGGCTACTGACCCAGCTGCGCCTGGCGGGCAAGCTGGAGGGGGTGCGAGGTGTGCTGGTGGGGGATTTCGCGGGGATTACGCTCGCATCATTGACGCCGTTGCTGCTGGATATCTTTGGGCCGCTTGGGGTGCCGGTGTTGGCGGGGTGGCGCAGTGGGCATTGCAACCCGAACGTGTGCCTGCCGCTGGGGGCGAGGGTGCAGCTGGATGCCGGCCAGCAGAGGGTGGTGCTGGAGCAGGGATTGTTCAAGGCTTGA
- the lipA gene encoding lipoyl synthase, translated as MTTVQEAVPNLIPTQDVTPRPAPKKVEAGVKLRGAEKVARIPVKIIPTEELPKKPDWIRVRIPVSPEVDRIKQLLRKHKLHSVCEEASCPNLGECFSGGTATFMIMGDICTRRCPFCDVGHGRPKPLDLDEPKNLAIAIADLRLKYVVITSVDRDDLRDGGAQHFADCIREIRALSPGVQLETLVPDYRGRMDVALEITAQTPPDVFNHNLETVPRLYKAARPGSDYDWSLDLLQKFKQMVPHVPTKSGLMLGLGETDEEVIEVMHRMREHDIDMLTLGQYLQPSRNHLPVQRFVHPDTFAWFAEEGYKMGFKNVASGPLVRSSYHADQQAHEAKIKL; from the coding sequence ATGACAACTGTGCAAGAAGCCGTGCCGAACCTGATCCCGACGCAAGACGTCACCCCGCGCCCTGCCCCGAAGAAAGTCGAGGCCGGCGTGAAATTGCGCGGCGCCGAGAAGGTGGCGCGTATTCCGGTGAAGATCATCCCCACCGAAGAACTCCCGAAAAAGCCTGACTGGATTCGCGTGCGCATCCCGGTTTCGCCGGAAGTCGACCGTATCAAGCAACTGCTGCGCAAGCACAAGCTGCACAGCGTCTGCGAGGAGGCTTCCTGCCCGAACCTGGGTGAGTGCTTCTCCGGCGGTACCGCGACCTTCATGATCATGGGTGACATCTGCACCCGTCGCTGCCCGTTCTGCGACGTCGGCCACGGCCGTCCGAAGCCGCTGGACCTGGACGAACCGAAGAACCTGGCCATCGCCATCGCCGACCTGCGTCTGAAGTACGTGGTGATCACCTCGGTGGACCGCGACGACCTGCGTGACGGTGGCGCCCAGCACTTCGCCGACTGCATCCGCGAGATCCGCGCGCTGTCGCCAGGCGTGCAGCTGGAAACCCTGGTGCCCGACTATCGCGGGCGCATGGACGTGGCGCTGGAGATCACCGCGCAGACCCCCCCGGACGTGTTCAACCACAACCTCGAGACCGTGCCGCGCCTGTACAAGGCCGCGCGTCCGGGTTCGGACTACGACTGGTCGCTGGACCTGCTGCAGAAATTCAAGCAGATGGTCCCGCACGTACCGACCAAGTCCGGCCTGATGCTGGGCCTGGGCGAGACCGACGAGGAAGTCATCGAGGTCATGCACCGCATGCGCGAGCACGACATCGACATGCTGACGCTGGGCCAGTACCTGCAGCCGTCGCGCAACCACCTGCCGGTGCAGCGCTTCGTGCACCCGGACACCTTCGCCTGGTTCGCCGAGGAAGGTTACAAGATGGGCTTCAAGAACGTTGCCTCCGGCCCGCTGGTGCGCTCGTCGTACCACGCCGACCAGCAGGCCCACGAAGCCAAGATCAAGCTCTGA
- the lipB gene encoding lipoyl(octanoyl) transferase LipB produces the protein MSGVLGFRDLGLQPYEPVLEAMRRFTEQRGPDSQDEIWLVEHPPVFTQGQAGKAEHLLIPGEIPVVQTDRGGQVTYHGPGQLVAYLLLDVRRLSIGVRELVSRIEQTLIDLLASYGVQAVAKPDAPGVYVDGAKIASLGLRIRNGRSFHGLALNVDMDLAPFRRINPCGYAGLAMTQLRDLAGPIELDEVRTRLRGQLVRHLDYAEQTTLTGGID, from the coding sequence ATGTCCGGCGTTCTCGGTTTTCGCGATCTTGGCCTGCAGCCCTATGAACCGGTGCTGGAGGCCATGCGTCGCTTTACCGAGCAACGTGGCCCCGACAGCCAGGACGAAATCTGGTTGGTGGAGCACCCACCGGTCTTCACCCAGGGGCAGGCCGGCAAGGCCGAGCACCTGCTGATCCCGGGCGAGATCCCGGTGGTGCAGACCGACCGCGGCGGCCAGGTCACTTATCATGGGCCCGGCCAACTGGTGGCTTACCTGCTGTTGGACGTGCGCCGCCTGAGCATTGGCGTGCGCGAACTGGTCAGCCGCATCGAGCAGACCCTGATCGACCTGCTCGCCAGCTATGGCGTGCAGGCGGTGGCCAAGCCCGATGCCCCTGGCGTTTATGTCGATGGCGCGAAGATCGCGTCCCTTGGCCTTCGAATCCGCAATGGCCGTTCCTTCCACGGCCTTGCCCTGAACGTGGACATGGACCTTGCGCCATTCCGCCGAATCAACCCCTGTGGGTATGCGGGGCTGGCCATGACCCAGCTGCGCGACCTGGCAGGCCCGATCGAACTCGACGAGGTCAGGACAAGGCTGCGCGGACAGCTGGTCAGGCACCTCGACTATGCTGAGCAGACGACCCTGACGGGCGGAATCGACTGA
- a CDS encoding DUF493 domain-containing protein, with product MSEPDVKSHKIEFPCEDYPIKVIGDTVVGFRDTVIEILSKHAKVDLSTLAERQSKEGKYTTVQLHIVAESENQLHDINSALRATGIVKMVL from the coding sequence ATGAGCGAACCTGACGTCAAGTCGCATAAAATCGAATTCCCCTGCGAGGATTACCCGATCAAGGTGATCGGCGACACCGTCGTCGGCTTCCGCGACACCGTGATCGAGATCCTCAGCAAGCACGCCAAGGTCGACCTGTCGACGCTGGCCGAGCGCCAGAGCAAGGAAGGCAAGTACACCACGGTGCAACTGCATATCGTTGCCGAGAGCGAGAACCAGTTGCACGACATCAACAGTGCCCTGCGTGCCACCGGCATCGTGAAAATGGTGCTGTGA
- a CDS encoding D-alanyl-D-alanine carboxypeptidase family protein produces the protein MNITNLAKRLCLPVLLLITPAAFAAEQMMPAPPQLAAKSYVLMDASSGNVLVENNGDERLPPASLTKLMTAYIATLDIRRGQIGENDPVTVSENAWRTGGSRMFIKVGSQVTVSDLLHGIIIQSGNDASVALSEHIAGSEDAFADMMNKTAGDLGMANSHFMNPTGLPNPEHYSSAHDMALLARAIINEDPAHYAIYSQKEFFWNNIKQPNRNLLLWRDKTVDGLKTGHTDEAGYCMVASAVRDGQRLIAVVFGTNSEQSRAAETQKLLTYGFRFFETQTFYQKGTELTQAPVWKGATNQVKAGLANDLTMTMPKGQLKRLQASMTMNPQLTAPINKGDVIGKVEVKLDEKVVHSADLIALDGVEEGGFLRRMWDSIRLFFYGLFN, from the coding sequence ATGAACATCACCAACCTTGCCAAACGACTCTGCCTGCCCGTTCTGCTGCTGATCACGCCTGCTGCCTTCGCGGCAGAGCAGATGATGCCGGCACCTCCGCAACTGGCCGCCAAGTCCTACGTACTCATGGACGCGTCCAGCGGCAACGTGCTGGTCGAGAACAACGGTGACGAGCGCCTGCCACCCGCCAGCTTGACCAAGCTGATGACCGCGTACATCGCCACCCTGGACATCCGTCGCGGCCAGATCGGCGAGAACGACCCGGTCACCGTCAGCGAGAATGCCTGGCGCACCGGCGGTTCGCGCATGTTCATCAAGGTCGGCAGCCAGGTCACCGTCAGCGACCTGCTGCACGGCATCATCATCCAGTCGGGCAACGACGCTTCGGTGGCCCTGTCCGAGCACATCGCCGGCAGCGAAGACGCCTTCGCCGACATGATGAACAAGACCGCCGGCGACCTGGGGATGGCCAACAGCCACTTCATGAACCCGACCGGCCTGCCGAACCCGGAGCACTACTCCTCGGCCCACGACATGGCCCTGCTGGCGCGCGCGATCATCAACGAAGACCCTGCGCATTACGCCATCTACTCGCAGAAAGAGTTCTTCTGGAACAACATCAAGCAGCCTAACCGCAACCTGCTGCTGTGGCGCGACAAGACGGTCGACGGCCTGAAGACCGGCCACACCGACGAAGCCGGCTACTGCATGGTTGCCTCGGCCGTTCGCGACGGCCAGCGCCTGATCGCCGTGGTGTTCGGCACCAACAGCGAGCAGTCCCGCGCCGCCGAGACGCAAAAGCTGCTGACCTACGGTTTCCGCTTCTTCGAAACCCAGACCTTCTACCAGAAGGGCACCGAGCTGACTCAGGCACCGGTATGGAAAGGCGCCACCAACCAGGTGAAGGCCGGCCTGGCCAACGACCTGACCATGACCATGCCTAAAGGCCAATTGAAACGCCTCCAGGCTTCGATGACCATGAACCCGCAGCTCACCGCACCGATCAACAAAGGTGACGTGATCGGCAAAGTGGAAGTCAAACTGGACGAGAAAGTGGTGCACAGTGCCGACCTCATCGCCCTCGACGGCGTAGAGGAAGGCGGATTCTTGCGCCGTATGTGGGATAGCATCCGTCTGTTCTTCTACGGGTTGTTCAACTGA